One segment of Rhodopirellula baltica SH 1 DNA contains the following:
- a CDS encoding aminotransferase class I/II-fold pyridoxal phosphate-dependent enzyme, which yields MTGHGASKITVKRERDCSATASLQQVESVDLQQYFKNETPPHDHFVSVLRHWVQVRPDAPAFTFTDGEGSDQTLSYAELWEEVRGLAGYLQGRCGIRAGDRVLLLYPPGLDFVIGLFATHAAGAIAVPAYPPRRNRKASRIRSIVVDADARWALSTSSVVDQLSGNELHEDLVGVQLLGTDLPTKRDATHWRCPKLRSEALGVLQYTSGSTGSPKGVMLTQANLIANSELILHGFEPESTIIGASWLPTYHDMGLVGGVLMPMFVGRHNILMSPMAFLQRPSRWLQTIARHQVTISGGPNFAYQLCVDKIRDEELEGVDLSSWEIAFNGAEPVRSSTLDAFSKRFEKYGFRHSSHLPCYGMAETTLIVTGGPISPRPVLQQFDGPALDEKAVRPAVDVPADLAKQSDDEDDSKTSSARATRELVGCGRVLPGERVLIVDPDTRQTLPSDAIGEIWVQSPSVGRGYWQRREQSAKTFAAMTSEGEGPFLRTGDLGFLYGGQLYVSGRLKDMIIVRGVNRYPQDIEATVEHASDVVQAGSVAAFAMNADSDETETGREKLIIVAETVRKRDLDWDDHLQSIRRAVTEEHDLPPDAIYLVRNSSVPKTSSGKIQRHACLHAVRDKELKVIAQWIRGEESSLHNAGLAGETMMKAAAASDASGLDSVADPVVAEAIVSHVRAIAGERAGSINPETNIVLDLGLDSLERLEIARNLERTFGGRFPEQVLDEIETIGQIATAVERYLPAGALGRAEQFLAGRGDTQRDGDDDLVNTNANGRSSTDGEGPLARVMQTPQVEPEDDVTQFAEYRRLKSTMRQMQLTGVPNPYFTVHDCVVGDKTIVDGKSLISFASYNYLGLSGHPEVSKAAADAITKYGTSVSASRLVSGEKPIHGELERKIAKWVGVDNSITMVGGHSTNETTIGHLVGPGDLILHDALSHNSIVQGALLSGAKRRPFPHNDYEALDKMLTALRGQYRRTLIIIEGVYSMDGDFADVPKFVEVKKRHRAMLMVDEAHSFGTMGATGHGIAEHFGFDARDVDIWMGTLSKSASSCGGYIAGSEALVELLRYTAPGFVFSVGMPPGQVAAAIASLEVLEREPQRVERLRHNSELFLNLSREAGLDTGDSGGTPVVPVITGNSLVALRLSNRLKKDGINVQPILYPAVDESAARLRFFITSEHSEEQIRFTVERTAHHYNDLCDTPAKLRGTA from the coding sequence ATGACTGGTCATGGAGCGTCCAAGATTACGGTCAAGAGAGAACGAGATTGTTCTGCGACGGCATCATTGCAACAGGTTGAATCGGTGGACCTCCAACAGTATTTCAAAAACGAAACGCCTCCTCACGACCACTTTGTCTCGGTCTTGCGCCACTGGGTGCAGGTCCGGCCGGATGCTCCCGCGTTCACGTTCACCGACGGGGAAGGTTCCGACCAAACGCTTTCGTACGCTGAATTGTGGGAAGAGGTCCGCGGTCTCGCGGGGTATTTGCAGGGTCGTTGCGGCATCCGCGCTGGTGACCGAGTGCTGCTGCTCTACCCGCCCGGACTGGATTTTGTCATTGGTCTTTTCGCGACTCACGCCGCCGGTGCGATCGCGGTTCCCGCCTACCCGCCTCGTCGTAACCGCAAGGCATCTCGAATTCGTTCCATCGTGGTCGATGCCGACGCCCGATGGGCTTTGTCGACCAGTTCCGTCGTCGATCAACTTTCCGGCAACGAACTGCACGAGGATTTGGTCGGTGTGCAGTTGTTGGGAACCGACTTGCCCACCAAACGCGATGCGACCCACTGGCGATGCCCAAAACTTCGCAGTGAAGCTCTCGGTGTGTTGCAGTACACATCCGGTTCGACAGGGTCACCCAAAGGGGTGATGCTGACTCAGGCCAACTTGATCGCCAACAGTGAGTTGATTCTGCACGGGTTTGAACCCGAGTCGACCATCATTGGTGCGTCTTGGTTGCCGACTTACCACGACATGGGGTTGGTCGGCGGTGTTTTGATGCCGATGTTCGTCGGACGCCACAACATTCTGATGAGTCCGATGGCGTTCCTTCAGCGACCGAGTCGATGGTTGCAAACGATCGCCCGTCATCAAGTCACGATCAGCGGCGGTCCCAACTTCGCCTACCAATTGTGCGTCGACAAAATTCGCGACGAAGAACTCGAAGGCGTCGATCTGTCGTCTTGGGAGATTGCTTTCAACGGAGCCGAGCCCGTTCGTTCGTCGACGCTCGACGCGTTCAGCAAGCGATTTGAAAAGTATGGTTTCCGCCACAGTTCGCATTTGCCTTGTTATGGGATGGCCGAGACGACGCTGATCGTTACCGGTGGTCCGATCTCTCCTCGTCCCGTGCTGCAACAATTTGACGGGCCGGCACTTGATGAAAAGGCCGTTCGTCCGGCCGTTGATGTGCCTGCGGATTTGGCAAAACAATCGGACGATGAAGATGACTCGAAAACATCCTCCGCGCGAGCGACCCGAGAATTGGTCGGGTGCGGCCGAGTCCTTCCCGGCGAACGCGTGTTGATCGTCGATCCCGACACTCGCCAAACGTTGCCCTCCGACGCAATCGGCGAAATTTGGGTGCAGAGTCCATCGGTTGGTCGTGGTTATTGGCAACGCCGAGAACAATCGGCCAAGACCTTCGCCGCGATGACGTCCGAAGGCGAAGGGCCGTTTTTGCGAACCGGTGACCTTGGTTTCTTGTACGGCGGACAGCTGTATGTGTCCGGACGCCTGAAGGACATGATCATCGTCCGCGGCGTCAATCGTTATCCGCAGGACATCGAAGCCACGGTGGAGCATGCCAGCGACGTCGTGCAAGCCGGTTCCGTTGCCGCCTTCGCGATGAATGCCGACAGCGACGAAACCGAGACCGGTCGTGAGAAGCTGATCATCGTTGCGGAAACCGTCCGCAAACGAGACTTGGATTGGGACGATCACCTGCAATCGATTCGTCGTGCGGTGACCGAGGAACACGATCTTCCACCCGATGCGATTTACTTGGTTCGCAACAGTTCCGTCCCCAAAACCAGTAGCGGAAAGATCCAGCGACACGCGTGTTTGCACGCCGTCCGAGACAAAGAGCTGAAGGTCATCGCCCAATGGATTCGCGGCGAAGAATCCTCGTTGCACAACGCCGGTTTGGCTGGCGAAACCATGATGAAAGCTGCCGCGGCTTCTGACGCGAGCGGTTTGGATTCGGTCGCTGATCCGGTGGTCGCTGAAGCAATCGTGTCGCACGTGCGAGCCATCGCGGGTGAACGAGCGGGATCGATCAATCCGGAAACCAACATCGTCTTGGATCTCGGGCTGGATAGTCTGGAACGTTTGGAAATTGCCAGGAACCTCGAACGCACCTTTGGCGGTCGGTTCCCGGAACAAGTGCTGGATGAAATTGAAACGATCGGCCAAATCGCAACCGCGGTCGAACGCTATCTGCCTGCGGGAGCTCTCGGTCGCGCCGAACAGTTCTTGGCCGGACGAGGCGACACGCAGCGAGACGGTGACGACGACCTTGTCAACACAAACGCGAACGGTCGCTCCAGCACCGACGGCGAAGGCCCACTCGCTCGGGTCATGCAAACGCCTCAAGTCGAACCCGAAGACGACGTGACTCAGTTCGCTGAGTATCGACGTTTGAAATCGACGATGCGTCAGATGCAATTGACTGGTGTCCCCAATCCATACTTTACCGTTCACGATTGCGTGGTCGGCGACAAAACGATTGTCGATGGAAAGTCATTGATCAGCTTTGCCAGCTACAACTACTTGGGTTTGAGCGGCCATCCTGAGGTTTCCAAAGCCGCCGCCGACGCGATCACGAAATACGGAACCAGTGTTTCGGCCAGTCGTTTGGTCAGCGGTGAAAAGCCGATCCACGGTGAACTCGAACGCAAAATCGCGAAGTGGGTTGGAGTCGACAATTCCATCACGATGGTCGGTGGTCACTCGACCAATGAAACGACGATTGGACACCTCGTCGGGCCCGGCGACTTGATCCTGCACGACGCACTTTCGCACAACAGCATCGTCCAAGGTGCGTTGCTGTCCGGAGCGAAACGTCGTCCCTTCCCACACAACGATTACGAAGCTCTCGACAAGATGCTGACCGCGCTGCGTGGTCAATACCGCCGAACTTTGATCATCATCGAAGGTGTCTACAGCATGGACGGCGATTTCGCCGATGTGCCGAAGTTCGTTGAGGTCAAAAAACGTCACCGTGCGATGCTGATGGTCGATGAGGCACACAGCTTTGGAACCATGGGCGCGACCGGTCATGGGATCGCCGAACACTTCGGATTCGACGCTCGCGATGTCGATATTTGGATGGGCACACTCAGCAAATCGGCCTCCTCCTGTGGTGGCTACATTGCCGGCAGTGAAGCCTTGGTGGAGTTGCTGCGATACACCGCTCCGGGATTCGTGTTCAGCGTTGGCATGCCTCCTGGGCAAGTCGCCGCCGCGATCGCTTCGTTGGAAGTGTTGGAGCGTGAGCCCCAACGGGTCGAGCGGCTTCGCCACAACAGCGAGTTGTTCCTGAATCTGAGCCGTGAAGCGGGCTTGGACACCGGTGACAGTGGCGGTACTCCCGTGGTTCCCGTGATCACCGGAAACAGTCTCGTCGCACTTCGATTGAGTAATCGGCTGAAGAAGGACGGGATCAACGTCCAACCGATTTTGTATCCGGCGGTGGATGAGTCGGCCGCGAGATTGCGGTTCTTCATCACCAGTGAACACAGCGAAGAGCAAATTCGATTCACCGTCGAACGCACGGCTCATCACTACAACGATTTGTGCGATACCCCCGCGAAACTTCGCGGAACCGCCTGA